The Manihot esculenta cultivar AM560-2 chromosome 1, M.esculenta_v8, whole genome shotgun sequence genome has a window encoding:
- the LOC110613767 gene encoding proline--tRNA ligase, cytoplasmic isoform X1 has translation MAGGGKRKEVKKETGLGLSFKKEENFGEWYSEVVVNGEMIEYYDISGCYILRPWSMSIWEIMQAFFDAEIKKMKIKNCYFPLFVSSSVLEKEKDHIEGFAPEVAWVTKSGKSDLEIPIAIRPTSETVMYPYFSKWIRGHRDLPLKLNQWCNVVRWEFSNPTPFIRSREFLWQEGHTAFATKAEADEEVLQILELYRRIYEEFLAIPVVKGRKSEMEKFAGGLYTTSVEAFIPNTGRGIQGATSHCLGQNFAKMFEINFENEKGEKGMVWQNSWAYSTRTIGVMVMVHGDDKGLVLPPKVASVQVIVVPVPYKDANTQGIFDACTETVDTLCKAGIRAEADFRDNYSPGWKYSHWEMKGVPLRIEIGPKDLANNQVRAVRRDNAAKEDISRVNLVEQVKRILDDIHQSLFDAAKQKRDACIQVVKTWDEFKEALSQRKMILAPWCDEEEVEQDVKERTRGEMGAAKSLCTPFDQPELPEGTKCFASGKPAKKWTYWGRSY, from the exons ATGGCTGGTG GGGGTAAAAGGAAGGAGGTGAAGAAAGAGACTGGGTTAGGACTCTCCTTTAAGAAGGAAGAGAACTTTGGAGAGTGGTACTCTGAG GTGGTCGTCAATGGTGAGATGATCGAGTACTATGACATTTCTGGCTGTTATATTTTGAGACCATGGTCAATGTCAATTTGGGAGATCATGCAA GCTTTCTTTGATGCTGAAatcaagaaaatgaaaatcaagaACTGTTACTTCCCTCTTTTTGTTTCATCCAGTGTATTGGAAAAGGAGAAGGACCACATAGAGGGCTTTGCTCCAGAG gttgcatgggtGACAAAATCTGGAAAATCTGACCTTGAAATTCCTATAGCTATTCGTCCAACTAGTGAGACAGTTATGTACCCCTACTTCTCTAAGTGGATAAGGGGACACCGTGACTTGCCTTTGAAACTTAACCAGTGGTGCAATGTTGTTCGTTGGGAATTTAGCAATCCTACTCCATTTATCAG gAGCCGAGAGTTCCTTTGGCAGGAAGGGCATACTGCATTTGCAACAAAGGCAGAAGCAGATGAGGAG GTCCTTCAAATATTGGAACTATATAGACGTATTTATGAAGAATTCTTGGCTATTCCTGTTGTAAAAGGCAGGAAAAGTGAGATGGAGAAATTTGCTGGTGGACTCTACACCACTAGTGTTGAG GCATTTATTCCAAACACTGGGCGTGGCATACAAGGTGCCACTTCTCACTGTTTAGGGCAAAATTTTGCAAAAATGTTTGAGATAAACTTTGAAAATGAGAAGGGAGAGAAGGGTATGGTCTGGCAGAATTCTTGGGCTTATAGCACTAGAACG ATTGGGGTGATGGTGATGGTTCATGGAGATGATAAAGGCTTGGTGCTACCACCTAAAGTGGCATCTGTTCAAGTTATTGTGGTCCCGGTGCCATACAAAGACGCTAATACTCAAGGAATCTTTGATGCCTGCACTGAAACTGTGGATACTTTATGTAAAGCAGGTATTCGTGCAGAAGCTGATTTTAGAGACAATTATTCACCTGGTTGGAAATACTCTCACTGGGAAATGAAAGGTGTTCCCTTAAGGATTGAAATAGGTCCAAAAGACTTGGCAAATAATCAG GTGCGTGCTGTTCGTCGTGACAATGCAGCAAAAGAAGATATAAGCAGGGTCAATCTGGTTGAGCAAGTAAAACGTATACTGGATGATATTCATCAAAGTCTGTTTGATGCTGCTAAACAAAAGCGAGATGCTTGCATTCAAGTAGTAAAAACTTGGGATGAATTCAAGGAGGCTCTCAGCCAAAGGAAAATGATCTTAGCTCCTTGGTGTGATGAGGAG GAGGTGGAGCAAGATGTGAAAGAACGAACACGAGGTGAGATGGGAGCAGCCAAGAGCCTTTGTACACCATTTGACCAGCCAGAACTCCCTGAAG GTACTAAATGCTTTGCCTCTGGAAAGCCTGCGAAGAAATGGACCTACTGGGGCAGAAGTTACTAG
- the LOC110613767 gene encoding proline--tRNA ligase, cytoplasmic isoform X2, with translation MKIKNCYFPLFVSSSVLEKEKDHIEGFAPEVAWVTKSGKSDLEIPIAIRPTSETVMYPYFSKWIRGHRDLPLKLNQWCNVVRWEFSNPTPFIRSREFLWQEGHTAFATKAEADEEVLQILELYRRIYEEFLAIPVVKGRKSEMEKFAGGLYTTSVEAFIPNTGRGIQGATSHCLGQNFAKMFEINFENEKGEKGMVWQNSWAYSTRTIGVMVMVHGDDKGLVLPPKVASVQVIVVPVPYKDANTQGIFDACTETVDTLCKAGIRAEADFRDNYSPGWKYSHWEMKGVPLRIEIGPKDLANNQVRAVRRDNAAKEDISRVNLVEQVKRILDDIHQSLFDAAKQKRDACIQVVKTWDEFKEALSQRKMILAPWCDEEEVEQDVKERTRGEMGAAKSLCTPFDQPELPEGTKCFASGKPAKKWTYWGRSY, from the exons atgaaaatcaagaACTGTTACTTCCCTCTTTTTGTTTCATCCAGTGTATTGGAAAAGGAGAAGGACCACATAGAGGGCTTTGCTCCAGAG gttgcatgggtGACAAAATCTGGAAAATCTGACCTTGAAATTCCTATAGCTATTCGTCCAACTAGTGAGACAGTTATGTACCCCTACTTCTCTAAGTGGATAAGGGGACACCGTGACTTGCCTTTGAAACTTAACCAGTGGTGCAATGTTGTTCGTTGGGAATTTAGCAATCCTACTCCATTTATCAG gAGCCGAGAGTTCCTTTGGCAGGAAGGGCATACTGCATTTGCAACAAAGGCAGAAGCAGATGAGGAG GTCCTTCAAATATTGGAACTATATAGACGTATTTATGAAGAATTCTTGGCTATTCCTGTTGTAAAAGGCAGGAAAAGTGAGATGGAGAAATTTGCTGGTGGACTCTACACCACTAGTGTTGAG GCATTTATTCCAAACACTGGGCGTGGCATACAAGGTGCCACTTCTCACTGTTTAGGGCAAAATTTTGCAAAAATGTTTGAGATAAACTTTGAAAATGAGAAGGGAGAGAAGGGTATGGTCTGGCAGAATTCTTGGGCTTATAGCACTAGAACG ATTGGGGTGATGGTGATGGTTCATGGAGATGATAAAGGCTTGGTGCTACCACCTAAAGTGGCATCTGTTCAAGTTATTGTGGTCCCGGTGCCATACAAAGACGCTAATACTCAAGGAATCTTTGATGCCTGCACTGAAACTGTGGATACTTTATGTAAAGCAGGTATTCGTGCAGAAGCTGATTTTAGAGACAATTATTCACCTGGTTGGAAATACTCTCACTGGGAAATGAAAGGTGTTCCCTTAAGGATTGAAATAGGTCCAAAAGACTTGGCAAATAATCAG GTGCGTGCTGTTCGTCGTGACAATGCAGCAAAAGAAGATATAAGCAGGGTCAATCTGGTTGAGCAAGTAAAACGTATACTGGATGATATTCATCAAAGTCTGTTTGATGCTGCTAAACAAAAGCGAGATGCTTGCATTCAAGTAGTAAAAACTTGGGATGAATTCAAGGAGGCTCTCAGCCAAAGGAAAATGATCTTAGCTCCTTGGTGTGATGAGGAG GAGGTGGAGCAAGATGTGAAAGAACGAACACGAGGTGAGATGGGAGCAGCCAAGAGCCTTTGTACACCATTTGACCAGCCAGAACTCCCTGAAG GTACTAAATGCTTTGCCTCTGGAAAGCCTGCGAAGAAATGGACCTACTGGGGCAGAAGTTACTAG
- the LOC110617273 gene encoding probable polygalacturonase encodes MRRSFTPVGVLLVLALFSHVPRLIKGSSPCKRANSAAIRPHSVSITEFGAVGDGVTLNTKAFQNAIFYLNSFADKGGAKLFVPAGQWLTGSFDLISHLTLWLDKDAVILGSTNSDDWPVVDPLPSYGRGRELPGKRHRSLIYGRNLTDVVITGDNGTIDGQGSNWWNWFHTKTLNYTRPHLVELMNSSGIVISNLTFINSPFWTIHPVYCSQVIVQNVTIRAPLDSPNTDGIDPDSSDDVCIEDCYISTGDDLIAIKSGWDEYGISYARPCRNIIIRRLVGQTRTSAGIAIGSEMSGGVSEVHAENIQFYNSNTGIRIKTSPGRGGYVRDIYISNITLTDVKIAIRFTGHYGEHPDEHYDPEALPTVERITIEDIAGDNIQYAGILEGIEGDSFLNICLSNITLNITSKSPWNCSYIQGYSDSVSPETCEPLRESISPYHYSDCYNLSSHLLNSSNQNRGTWFLSW; translated from the exons ATGAGGAGATCTTTTAcc CCAGTGGGGGTGCTTCTGGTACTTGCACTTTTCAGTCATGTTCCACGGCTTATCAAGGGCAGTTCACCTTGCAAACGAGCTAACTCCGCAGCTATTCGGCCTCACAGTGTCAGTATTACTGAATTTGGTGCAGTTGGAGATGGGGTCACTCTCAACACCAAAGCATTTCAGAACGCTATTTTCTATCTCAATTCATTTGCTGATAAGGGAGGCGCCAAGCTGTTTGTGCCAGCTGGCCAGTGGTTGACTGGCAGCTTTGATCTCATCAGTCATCTGACATTGTGGTTAGATAAAGATGCAGTGATTCTGGGATCAACT AACTCTGATGATTGGCCAGTTGTTGATCCTCTACCATCATATGGCCGAGGAAGGGAGTTGCCTGGTAAGAGGCATCGAAGCCTCATTTATGGCCGCAATTTGACAGATGTTGTTATAACAG GTGATAATGGAACTATTGATGGTCAAGGCAGCAACTGGTGGAATTGGTTCCATACCAAAACCCTAAATTATACTCGGCCTCATCTGGTTGAGTTAATGAACTCATCTGGGATAGTAATCTCCAACCTGACCTTCATTAATTCACCATTCTGGACAATCCACCCTGTTTACTGCAG CCAAGTTATCGTCCAAAATGTTACGATCCGTGCTCCTCTTGATTCACCGAACACAGATGGGATTGATCCAG ATTCTTCTGATGATGTTTGCATCGAGGACTGTTACATTAGCACTGGTGATGATCTAATTGCTATCAAGAGCGGGTGGGACGAGTATGGAATATCATACGCTCGTCCTTGCAGGAACATTATTATTCGCCGGCTTGTTGGACAAACTCGAACAAGTGCTGGGATAGCAATTGGGAGTGAGATGTCTGGAGGTGTATCAGAAGTTCATGCTGAAAATATCcaattttataattcaaatacAGGTATTAGGATAAAAACATCTCCAGGAAGGGGTGGCTATGTGAGAGATATCTATATATCGAATATAACATTGACTGATGTAAAAATAGCTATAAGGTTCACTGGTCATTATGGGGAACACCCAGATGAACATTATGATCCAGAAGCTCTTCCAACTGTAGAACGGATAACCATTGAAGACATTGCTGGAGATAACATTCAGTATGCGGGCATTCTAGAGGGTATAGAAGGAGACAGTTTTCTCAACATTTGCCTATCAAACATTACCCTCAATATAACCTCCAAGTCTCCCTGGAACTGTTCATATATCCAAGGGTATTCTGACTCAGTGTCCCCAGAAACTTGTGAGCCCCTCAGGGAGAGCATCTCCCCTTATCATTATTCTGATTGTTACAATCTGTCAAGTCATTTGCTGAATTCAAGTAATCAAAATAGAGGTACTTGGTTTCTGTCCTGGTAA
- the LOC110622886 gene encoding protein S-acyltransferase 18, with the protein MRRHGWQRPLHPLQIVGMAVYSFLVVSFYTFLGLFLGNRIAEITVTAIYSFVALSVMFLFIRCTAIDPTDKTSFKKKKKAKSNGPPNFNYGFIMSQLVVRFFRRLERKILRTFIRRKYLDPLKTSAQMEPLLPFPLVLKDDSIAPDPKDDDISYCSLCDFEVKKHSKHCRTCNRCVEGFDHHCRWLNNCVGKRNYTTFILLMLFVLLMLIIEGGTAIAIFIRCFADKKGIERELQRKLHLEFPRGVLATISVLLVLMTAYSSAAMGQLFLFHVVLIRKGMRTYDYILAMKENHQSMELDPFDDSDLSSDSDFDSPEKSTFVSRFICRGHRGNQNPTKLSIRIDKDPELSNLNKKQGFYVSINPWKLIKLSKEKALVAAEKARERLMKQKPMVQQDSLKPLPLETKCGPLTNPDMNITNVGSGSGSGSTPLISKGRTPGSPGRFSSPRRRFSGSPAMFSSVVPSPKQKYRSTFDLKLTEVSKELETYISRQVLCSVIKKDACEASPR; encoded by the exons ATGAGGCGCCATGGCTGGCAGCGACCTCTCCATCCTCTGCAG ATTGTGGGAATGGCAGTTTACAGTTTCCTTGTTGTTTCCTTTTACACATTCCTCGGGCTCTTCCTTGGGAACAGAATCGCAGAAATCACTGTCACCGCAATCTATTCTTTCGTG GCACTTTCAGTTATGTTCTTATTTATTAGGTGCACTGCCATCGATCCGACTGATAAAACCAGctttaaaaagaagaaaaaagctaAATCCAATGGGCCTCCTAATTTTAATTATGGGTTTATCATGAGTCAACTAGTTGTGAGGTTTTTTAGAAGGCTGGAGAGGAAGATTCTAAGAACTTTTATAAGGAGGAAGTACCTGGATCCACTGAAGACCAGTGCTCAAATGGAGCCATTGCTCCCATTTCCCCTTGTCCTGAAGGATGATTCAATCGCCCCTGATCCTAAAGATGATGATATCTCTTATTGCTCTCTATGTGATTTTGAG GTGAAGAAGCATAGCAAGCATTGTAGGACCTGCAACCGTTGTGTTGAAGGCTTTGATCACCATTGCAGG TGGTTGAACAACTGCGTTGGTAAAAGGAACTACACAACGTTCATTCTTCTCATGTTATTTGTGTTGCTAATG TTAATCATAGAAGGAGGAACTGCAATTGCCATATTCATTAGGTGCTTCGCAGATAAGAAAGGGATAGAGAGGGAGTTACAGAGGAAGCTACATCTAGAGTTCCCAAGAGGGGTTCTTGCCACGATATCG GTTTTGTTGGTTTTAATGACAGCTTATAGTTCAGCAGCCATGGGACAACTTTTCCTCTTTCATGTCGTTCTCATACGCAAG GGAATGAGAACATATGACTATATCCTGGCTATGAAAGAGAATCACCAGTCAATGGAACTAGATCCATTTGATGATTCAGATTTATCTTCAGACTCTGATTTTGACTCACCCGAAAAGTCAACATTTGTTTCACGGTTTATTTGTAGAGGACATAGAGGAAATCAG AACCCGACGAAGCTATCCATTAGGATTGATAAGGATCCTGAGCTTTCCAACTTAAACAAGAAACAAGGATTCTATGTAAGTATCAATCCATGGAAGCTGATAAAGCTGAGCAAAGAGAAAGCTCTAGTAGCAGCTGAGAAGGCCAGAGAAAGGCTCATGAAGCAGAAGCCAATGGTGCAACAAGATTCATTAAAACCACTGCCGTTGGAGACAAAGTGTGGACCTTTGACGAATCCAGACATGAATATAACAAATGTGGGATCTGGATCAGGATCAGGCTCAACCCCTCTTATTTCCAAAGGGAGGACTCCAGGATCACCAGGAAGGTTTTCGAGTCCAAGACGGCGATTTTCAGGCTCTCCAGCTATGTTTTCTAGCGTTGTTCCATCGCCAAAACAAAAGTACAGAAGTACTTTCGACTTGAAGTTAACAGAGGTTTCCAAGGAACTTGAAACCTACATTTCAAGGCAGGTCTTATGTTCTGTTATTAAAAAGGATGCATGTGAGGCATCTCCTAGATAA
- the LOC110619843 gene encoding probable WRKY transcription factor 47 isoform X1, which produces MDQQGRELTFFHSGDFLRQNPDLSDRSTDNSVDRGKSNVKEVDFFSSDRTENLPLDQEMKDGSKSAIVVSVVNVRLDSISSLRAPEYQKQQMERNPIMKLDICWYWFHLLQLKKLQAELDRQHDDNKKLRSMLDQITKSYKELQVHLLMAMQKQAQGNRGEQKGELNGIASSIKSAQQFMNPRPFAALDVNNPSASVDKAQDLSSASPTNTTESMSQINPGKQVSKEAGLDQTSQSWGSPKSPRLEPGKCEEQVPEVPFRKARVSVRARSEAPLITDGCQWRKYGQKMAKGNPCPRAYYRCTMAVGCPVRKQVQRCAEDKTILTTTYEGNHNHPLPPAATGMANTTSAAAAMLLSGSTASREGLTSTSSFFPSLPYASTMATLSSSAPFPTITLDLTQSPNSVPFLRAPLSTTFPLPLHGYPQLLGHPMYVPPKLPAAAAAIPSVQLRQRHASMVETVTAAIASDPNFTAVLAAAISSVIGTQRSNDGSSSNVSAPNGGVSGLPGSPQFPQSCTTFSTN; this is translated from the exons ATGGACCAACAAGGCCGGGAATTGACATTCTTCCACTCCGGAGATTTTCTCCGGCAGAATCCTGATTTATCTGATCGCTCAACCGACAATTCCGTCGATCGGGGCAAGTCTAACGTCAAAGAAGTAGATTTCTTCTCAAGCGATAGGACTGAAAACTTGCCGCTTGATCAAGAGATGAAGGATGGATCAAAATCAGCTATTGTTGTTTCCGTGGTAAACGTAAG ACTCGACTCAATCTCCTCACTTCGAGCTCCGGAATATCAGAAACAGCAGATGGAAAGAAATCCAATAATGAA ATTGGATATTTGCTGGTATTGGTTTCATCTTTTACAGCTGAAGAAACTACAAGCCGAGTTGGATAGACAACACGATGACAACAAGAAGCTGAGAAGCATGTTGGATCAGATTACCAAAAGCTATAAGGAGCTGCAAGTTCATCTACTCATGGCAATGCAAAAACAGGCACAAGGGAATCGGGGAGAGCAG AAGGGAGAGCTGAATGGCATCGCAAGTTCCATAAAGTCAGCCCAACAGTTTATGAACCCACGCCCATTTGCTGCATTAGATGTCAACAATCCTTCAGCATCTGTTGATAAGGCACAGGATCTGTCGTCGGCATCTCCGACAAATACTACTGAGTCTATGTCTCAAATTAATCCAGGGAAACAAGTTTCGAAAGAGGCTGGTCTTGATCAGACTTCTCAGAGTTGGGGATCCCCCAAGAGTCCGAGGTTAGAACCAGGAAAGTGCGAGGAGCAAGTCCCTGAAGTCCCTTTCAGGAAAGCTAGAGTGTCTGTGCGAGCAAGATCTGAGGCTCCTCTT ATTACTGATGGATGCCAGTGGAGGAAATATGGTCAAAAGATGGCCAAGGGCAACCCTTGTCCTCGTGCATACTATCGTTGCACCATGGCTGTTGGATGCCCAGTTCGTAAGCAG GTGCAGAGATGCGCTGAGGACAAGACCATTCTAACTACAACATATGAAGGAAATCACAACCACCCACTTCCACCAGCAGCTACGGGTATGGCTAATACTACATCTGCTGCTGCGGCGATGCTTCTATCCGGCTCCACTGCATCCAGAGAAGGCCTAACATCGACTAGTAGCTTCTTCCCTTCTTTACCCTATGCTTCCACAATGGCTACCCTATCTTCGTCTGCGCCATTTCCCACCATAACCCTCGATTTGACACAGAGCCCCAACTCCGTACCTTTTCTGCGTGCTCCTCTATCAACcacatttcctcttccattacATGGCTATCCACAACTGTTAGGCCACCCTATGTATGTCCCTCCTAAGCTACCAGCAGCAGCAGCTGCAATTCCATCAGTGCAATTACGGCAACGGCATGCTTCAATGGTTGAGACAGTGACCGCTGCCATAGCTTCTGACCCAAATTTCACTGCAGTGTTGGCGGCAGCCATCTCCTCAGTTATTGGTACACAGAGGAGCAACGATGGAAGCAGCAGCAACGTTAGTGCTCCTAACGGGGGAGTATCCGGGTTGCCTGGTTCCCCACAATTTCCTCAATCTTGCACCACTTTCTCCACCAACTAG
- the LOC110619843 gene encoding probable WRKY transcription factor 47 isoform X3 produces MERNPIMKLDICWYWFHLLQLKKLQAELDRQHDDNKKLRSMLDQITKSYKELQVHLLMAMQKQAQGNRGEQKGELNGIASSIKSAQQFMNPRPFAALDVNNPSASVDKAQDLSSASPTNTTESMSQINPGKQVSKEAGLDQTSQSWGSPKSPRLEPGKCEEQVPEVPFRKARVSVRARSEAPLITDGCQWRKYGQKMAKGNPCPRAYYRCTMAVGCPVRKQVQRCAEDKTILTTTYEGNHNHPLPPAATGMANTTSAAAAMLLSGSTASREGLTSTSSFFPSLPYASTMATLSSSAPFPTITLDLTQSPNSVPFLRAPLSTTFPLPLHGYPQLLGHPMYVPPKLPAAAAAIPSVQLRQRHASMVETVTAAIASDPNFTAVLAAAISSVIGTQRSNDGSSSNVSAPNGGVSGLPGSPQFPQSCTTFSTN; encoded by the exons ATGGAAAGAAATCCAATAATGAA ATTGGATATTTGCTGGTATTGGTTTCATCTTTTACAGCTGAAGAAACTACAAGCCGAGTTGGATAGACAACACGATGACAACAAGAAGCTGAGAAGCATGTTGGATCAGATTACCAAAAGCTATAAGGAGCTGCAAGTTCATCTACTCATGGCAATGCAAAAACAGGCACAAGGGAATCGGGGAGAGCAG AAGGGAGAGCTGAATGGCATCGCAAGTTCCATAAAGTCAGCCCAACAGTTTATGAACCCACGCCCATTTGCTGCATTAGATGTCAACAATCCTTCAGCATCTGTTGATAAGGCACAGGATCTGTCGTCGGCATCTCCGACAAATACTACTGAGTCTATGTCTCAAATTAATCCAGGGAAACAAGTTTCGAAAGAGGCTGGTCTTGATCAGACTTCTCAGAGTTGGGGATCCCCCAAGAGTCCGAGGTTAGAACCAGGAAAGTGCGAGGAGCAAGTCCCTGAAGTCCCTTTCAGGAAAGCTAGAGTGTCTGTGCGAGCAAGATCTGAGGCTCCTCTT ATTACTGATGGATGCCAGTGGAGGAAATATGGTCAAAAGATGGCCAAGGGCAACCCTTGTCCTCGTGCATACTATCGTTGCACCATGGCTGTTGGATGCCCAGTTCGTAAGCAG GTGCAGAGATGCGCTGAGGACAAGACCATTCTAACTACAACATATGAAGGAAATCACAACCACCCACTTCCACCAGCAGCTACGGGTATGGCTAATACTACATCTGCTGCTGCGGCGATGCTTCTATCCGGCTCCACTGCATCCAGAGAAGGCCTAACATCGACTAGTAGCTTCTTCCCTTCTTTACCCTATGCTTCCACAATGGCTACCCTATCTTCGTCTGCGCCATTTCCCACCATAACCCTCGATTTGACACAGAGCCCCAACTCCGTACCTTTTCTGCGTGCTCCTCTATCAACcacatttcctcttccattacATGGCTATCCACAACTGTTAGGCCACCCTATGTATGTCCCTCCTAAGCTACCAGCAGCAGCAGCTGCAATTCCATCAGTGCAATTACGGCAACGGCATGCTTCAATGGTTGAGACAGTGACCGCTGCCATAGCTTCTGACCCAAATTTCACTGCAGTGTTGGCGGCAGCCATCTCCTCAGTTATTGGTACACAGAGGAGCAACGATGGAAGCAGCAGCAACGTTAGTGCTCCTAACGGGGGAGTATCCGGGTTGCCTGGTTCCCCACAATTTCCTCAATCTTGCACCACTTTCTCCACCAACTAG
- the LOC110619843 gene encoding probable WRKY transcription factor 47 isoform X2 gives MDQQGRELTFFHSGDFLRQNPDLSDRSTDNSVDRGKSNVKEVDFFSSDRTENLPLDQEMKDGSKSAIVVSVVNTRLNLLTSSSGISETADGKKSNNELKKLQAELDRQHDDNKKLRSMLDQITKSYKELQVHLLMAMQKQAQGNRGEQKGELNGIASSIKSAQQFMNPRPFAALDVNNPSASVDKAQDLSSASPTNTTESMSQINPGKQVSKEAGLDQTSQSWGSPKSPRLEPGKCEEQVPEVPFRKARVSVRARSEAPLITDGCQWRKYGQKMAKGNPCPRAYYRCTMAVGCPVRKQVQRCAEDKTILTTTYEGNHNHPLPPAATGMANTTSAAAAMLLSGSTASREGLTSTSSFFPSLPYASTMATLSSSAPFPTITLDLTQSPNSVPFLRAPLSTTFPLPLHGYPQLLGHPMYVPPKLPAAAAAIPSVQLRQRHASMVETVTAAIASDPNFTAVLAAAISSVIGTQRSNDGSSSNVSAPNGGVSGLPGSPQFPQSCTTFSTN, from the exons ATGGACCAACAAGGCCGGGAATTGACATTCTTCCACTCCGGAGATTTTCTCCGGCAGAATCCTGATTTATCTGATCGCTCAACCGACAATTCCGTCGATCGGGGCAAGTCTAACGTCAAAGAAGTAGATTTCTTCTCAAGCGATAGGACTGAAAACTTGCCGCTTGATCAAGAGATGAAGGATGGATCAAAATCAGCTATTGTTGTTTCCGTGGTAAAC ACTCGACTCAATCTCCTCACTTCGAGCTCCGGAATATCAGAAACAGCAGATGGAAAGAAATCCAATAATGAA CTGAAGAAACTACAAGCCGAGTTGGATAGACAACACGATGACAACAAGAAGCTGAGAAGCATGTTGGATCAGATTACCAAAAGCTATAAGGAGCTGCAAGTTCATCTACTCATGGCAATGCAAAAACAGGCACAAGGGAATCGGGGAGAGCAG AAGGGAGAGCTGAATGGCATCGCAAGTTCCATAAAGTCAGCCCAACAGTTTATGAACCCACGCCCATTTGCTGCATTAGATGTCAACAATCCTTCAGCATCTGTTGATAAGGCACAGGATCTGTCGTCGGCATCTCCGACAAATACTACTGAGTCTATGTCTCAAATTAATCCAGGGAAACAAGTTTCGAAAGAGGCTGGTCTTGATCAGACTTCTCAGAGTTGGGGATCCCCCAAGAGTCCGAGGTTAGAACCAGGAAAGTGCGAGGAGCAAGTCCCTGAAGTCCCTTTCAGGAAAGCTAGAGTGTCTGTGCGAGCAAGATCTGAGGCTCCTCTT ATTACTGATGGATGCCAGTGGAGGAAATATGGTCAAAAGATGGCCAAGGGCAACCCTTGTCCTCGTGCATACTATCGTTGCACCATGGCTGTTGGATGCCCAGTTCGTAAGCAG GTGCAGAGATGCGCTGAGGACAAGACCATTCTAACTACAACATATGAAGGAAATCACAACCACCCACTTCCACCAGCAGCTACGGGTATGGCTAATACTACATCTGCTGCTGCGGCGATGCTTCTATCCGGCTCCACTGCATCCAGAGAAGGCCTAACATCGACTAGTAGCTTCTTCCCTTCTTTACCCTATGCTTCCACAATGGCTACCCTATCTTCGTCTGCGCCATTTCCCACCATAACCCTCGATTTGACACAGAGCCCCAACTCCGTACCTTTTCTGCGTGCTCCTCTATCAACcacatttcctcttccattacATGGCTATCCACAACTGTTAGGCCACCCTATGTATGTCCCTCCTAAGCTACCAGCAGCAGCAGCTGCAATTCCATCAGTGCAATTACGGCAACGGCATGCTTCAATGGTTGAGACAGTGACCGCTGCCATAGCTTCTGACCCAAATTTCACTGCAGTGTTGGCGGCAGCCATCTCCTCAGTTATTGGTACACAGAGGAGCAACGATGGAAGCAGCAGCAACGTTAGTGCTCCTAACGGGGGAGTATCCGGGTTGCCTGGTTCCCCACAATTTCCTCAATCTTGCACCACTTTCTCCACCAACTAG